The proteins below are encoded in one region of Ghiorsea bivora:
- a CDS encoding efflux RND transporter periplasmic adaptor subunit, with protein sequence MKKIIIIISTMVLLMNIPVLAEEAGHAHEEKAGQHAEAGHGGGHEEEGEPIKLSPEQIKQAGIQTLIVQHQTEKRVVTAPGSVSQNGYHLAEVTALVDAVVDARHVRLGDKVKKGKKLVTLTSSALAQSQADFLRAEASFRTSKLDLQRLEGLVKEKIVSQARFQQAQSSYQAARANLAAAKASLSSYGMRNRDIDALMTTKRYGKLVLRAPSAGTVTADTFHLGQHIAAGTRLMQIVDESSVWVEVKLPQSQIAGIQAGEDALVTTKNNKTSYPAKVINVYHQLDTTTRTVGVRLEVQNPEDKLHPGMFVTAEIQSGRGDAEVLLLPEQAVQRQGSELIVFVEEEPGHFERREVEVGKTSMGFIPITKGIAEGENVVIKGAFVLASELAKSGFAVHNH encoded by the coding sequence ATGAAGAAAATTATAATTATCATCAGTACAATGGTATTGCTCATGAATATACCTGTGCTTGCTGAAGAAGCTGGGCATGCACATGAAGAAAAAGCAGGTCAACATGCTGAAGCAGGACATGGTGGCGGGCATGAAGAAGAAGGTGAACCCATTAAACTTAGCCCTGAACAAATCAAACAAGCAGGCATTCAAACATTGATTGTTCAACATCAAACTGAAAAACGGGTGGTCACAGCACCGGGAAGCGTATCACAGAATGGTTATCATTTGGCAGAAGTAACTGCATTGGTGGATGCTGTGGTAGATGCACGCCATGTACGTTTGGGTGATAAAGTGAAAAAAGGAAAAAAACTTGTGACGCTTACCAGCTCTGCTTTGGCACAAAGCCAAGCTGATTTTTTAAGAGCAGAAGCATCTTTTCGCACCAGTAAACTGGATTTGCAACGTTTAGAAGGGCTGGTTAAAGAAAAAATTGTCTCTCAAGCACGTTTCCAACAAGCACAAAGCAGTTATCAAGCTGCGCGTGCCAACTTGGCAGCAGCCAAAGCATCATTGTCTTCTTATGGTATGCGCAATAGAGATATTGATGCATTGATGACAACCAAGCGGTATGGCAAACTTGTATTGCGTGCACCCAGTGCTGGTACTGTCACTGCGGATACATTTCATTTGGGGCAACATATCGCAGCAGGTACACGTTTGATGCAGATAGTGGATGAGTCTTCAGTTTGGGTTGAAGTAAAATTGCCCCAATCACAAATTGCAGGTATTCAAGCTGGTGAAGATGCTTTGGTAACGACTAAAAACAACAAAACAAGTTACCCAGCTAAAGTGATTAATGTATATCATCAACTGGATACGACGACACGAACGGTTGGTGTTCGATTAGAGGTACAAAATCCAGAAGATAAGTTGCACCCCGGTATGTTTGTGACGGCTGAAATTCAATCGGGGCGTGGTGATGCTGAGGTATTGTTATTACCAGAGCAGGCAGTACAACGCCAAGGTAGTGAGTTGATTGTCTTTGTTGAAGAAGAACCTGGTCATTTTGAACGCCGAGAAGTGGAAGTGGGCAAAACCAGTATGGGTTTTATACCCATCACCAAAGGTATTGCCGAGGGTGAGAATGTAGTGATTAAAGGTGCATTTGTACTTGCTTCAGAGCTAGCGAAATCTGGCTTTGCAGTACACAACCATTGA
- a CDS encoding TolC family protein translates to MSILPWAAHATTLEEAMAMAKSKHPELQMSVLDNDAARAQLSSQSSYAYNPEISLEYQDRKLNGGGNSADYYIGLSQGIELGGKRGYREDAAQFALQQSTYQTDILRQQLSINAARAFVTLYFAKQTLDIRVQQAASLKALSAGVKRQLDVGDANVLDANLAQSAYVTALSAVTAARQRYALVQARYQNSVGQNLAENIAFTLPQLQADWKMPENPLFVAKSFRAELAALKAKVKQSQAESELADANRFSDPTISLMKGREAGEDLVKLGVSFALPFTNTRKGTYQASLAKAMRNQGELDWFERKLVLEVDAAVMNHGYAMQALKQSHLMDQEMGGSNSIKLAKAAFDAGELSLEDLVIHINQALEARLTTLNIVKQGWFARIRLAEVLGRPEYILQGIQK, encoded by the coding sequence ATGAGCATATTACCGTGGGCTGCACATGCAACCACGCTAGAAGAAGCCATGGCTATGGCAAAAAGTAAACATCCTGAACTTCAGATGTCGGTATTGGATAATGATGCAGCGCGCGCGCAATTAAGTTCACAAAGTTCGTATGCTTATAATCCTGAAATATCATTGGAATACCAAGATAGAAAACTTAATGGTGGTGGAAATAGCGCTGATTATTATATAGGGCTTTCACAAGGTATTGAATTGGGTGGGAAACGTGGTTACCGTGAAGATGCTGCCCAGTTTGCTTTGCAACAAAGTACTTATCAGACCGATATTTTACGGCAGCAGTTAAGTATTAATGCAGCGCGTGCTTTTGTGACACTTTATTTTGCAAAACAAACACTGGATATTCGTGTACAACAGGCTGCATCACTTAAAGCATTAAGCGCAGGTGTAAAGCGACAGCTGGATGTAGGGGATGCCAATGTTTTGGATGCCAATTTGGCGCAGTCTGCTTATGTGACGGCATTAAGTGCAGTCACAGCGGCACGTCAAAGGTATGCGCTTGTTCAAGCACGTTATCAGAATTCGGTAGGTCAGAACTTGGCTGAAAATATTGCGTTTACCTTGCCCCAATTGCAGGCAGACTGGAAAATGCCCGAAAATCCTTTGTTTGTTGCCAAGTCATTTCGAGCTGAATTGGCAGCGCTTAAGGCTAAAGTGAAACAATCACAAGCTGAATCAGAGCTTGCAGATGCCAATCGCTTTTCGGACCCTACAATTAGTTTGATGAAAGGTAGGGAAGCGGGTGAGGACTTGGTGAAGTTGGGTGTGAGTTTTGCTTTGCCTTTTACCAATACGCGCAAAGGAACATATCAAGCTTCGCTAGCAAAAGCTATGCGCAATCAAGGCGAATTGGATTGGTTTGAGCGGAAACTCGTGCTTGAGGTTGATGCGGCAGTGATGAATCACGGTTATGCCATGCAAGCTTTAAAACAAAGCCACCTAATGGATCAAGAAATGGGTGGTAGTAACAGTATAAAACTTGCCAAAGCTGCATTTGATGCAGGCGAATTAAGCCTTGAAGACCTAGTGATTCATATCAATCAGGCATTAGAGGCGCGTTTAACCACATTAAATATCGTAAAACAGGGCTGGTTTGCCCGTATTCGTCTAGCAGAAGTGCTTGGGCGACCAGAATATATTCTCCAAGGAATTCAAAAATGA
- the fabG gene encoding 3-oxoacyl-ACP reductase FabG — protein MSHKKVAIVTGASRGIGFAIAEGFAKAGYNLAICATREATVNASADKLKALGVEVLPVVVDVTDGTAVKTFVQDTVKHFGRLDVLVNNAGITKDGLAMRMKAEDWQAVIDTNLTSVFHASQAVLKPMMKARSGRIINISSVVASMGNPGQLNYCASKGGIDAMTRSLAYEVGSRGITVNAIAPGFIATAMTDELGDDAKKSLETRIPLGRLGSPEDIAAMALFLAGDGAAYITGQVLHVNGGMYM, from the coding sequence ATGAGTCATAAGAAAGTTGCAATCGTAACAGGCGCAAGCCGCGGTATTGGTTTTGCCATTGCTGAAGGTTTTGCTAAAGCAGGATATAATTTGGCCATTTGTGCGACCCGCGAAGCTACAGTGAATGCATCTGCGGATAAATTAAAAGCTTTGGGTGTAGAAGTTTTGCCCGTGGTGGTGGATGTAACCGACGGCACTGCCGTCAAAACTTTTGTTCAAGATACCGTTAAACATTTTGGGCGTTTGGATGTGTTGGTAAACAATGCAGGTATCACCAAAGATGGTCTTGCCATGCGCATGAAAGCAGAAGATTGGCAGGCTGTGATTGATACCAATTTAACTTCGGTGTTCCATGCTTCACAAGCCGTGCTTAAACCCATGATGAAAGCGCGCAGTGGACGTATTATCAATATATCATCCGTGGTAGCATCTATGGGTAACCCTGGTCAATTAAATTATTGTGCTTCTAAAGGTGGCATTGATGCCATGACCCGTTCACTGGCGTATGAAGTGGGCTCGCGTGGTATTACAGTGAATGCGATTGCACCCGGTTTTATTGCCACAGCCATGACCGATGAATTGGGTGATGATGCGAAGAAATCATTGGAAACACGTATTCCGCTGGGTCGTTTGGGTTCGCCCGAAGATATTGCTGCTATGGCGTTGTTTTTGGCGGGTGACGGTGCGGCTTATATCACAGGTCAGGTATTACATGTGAATGGCGGCATGTATATGTAA
- the fabD gene encoding ACP S-malonyltransferase, which produces MSSNVVFFFPGQGSQSKGMLADLIAVEAVVADTFAQASDVLAYDMVALVTEDADGKLDQTEYTQPALLTASTALHRLWTARGGANPAQVAGHSLGEYSALVAAGALDFSDAVQLVAFRGQAMSKAVPAGVGKMAAIIGLDDDKVVALCEQVSEDDSKVWAANFNCPGQLVVAGHAAATERLMDAAKEAGAKRALPLAVSAPSHTPLMQDAADAMAEKLSGITIDTPTCPVWSNARATTLTSAADIRDALVEQLVSPVRWTEIVQQLSGQGVNQAIEMGPGKVLAGLVRRIDKNISVASVQTSDLMNKVLGA; this is translated from the coding sequence TTGAGTTCTAACGTAGTATTTTTCTTTCCGGGGCAAGGTTCCCAATCTAAAGGTATGCTGGCAGATTTGATTGCTGTTGAAGCCGTGGTTGCAGATACATTTGCACAAGCATCTGATGTTTTGGCTTATGATATGGTCGCATTGGTGACCGAGGATGCTGATGGCAAACTTGATCAAACCGAATATACCCAACCTGCATTATTAACCGCTTCAACAGCGCTTCATCGTTTATGGACCGCACGCGGTGGCGCAAACCCTGCACAAGTGGCAGGACATAGCTTGGGTGAGTATTCGGCATTGGTTGCAGCAGGTGCATTAGACTTTTCGGATGCTGTACAATTGGTTGCATTTCGTGGTCAGGCAATGAGCAAAGCAGTGCCTGCTGGCGTGGGCAAAATGGCTGCGATTATCGGGCTTGATGATGATAAAGTGGTTGCGCTTTGTGAACAAGTTTCAGAAGATGATTCTAAAGTTTGGGCTGCTAACTTTAATTGTCCTGGGCAATTGGTGGTGGCAGGACATGCCGCAGCAACAGAGCGTTTGATGGATGCTGCCAAAGAGGCAGGTGCGAAACGTGCACTTCCATTGGCTGTTTCAGCACCTTCACATACACCACTTATGCAAGATGCAGCCGATGCCATGGCTGAAAAATTATCAGGTATTACGATTGATACACCAACATGCCCAGTTTGGAGCAATGCGCGAGCCACAACCTTAACTTCAGCCGCAGATATTCGTGATGCATTGGTTGAACAGTTGGTTTCACCAGTACGTTGGACGGAAATAGTTCAACAATTGAGTGGCCAAGGTGTAAACCAAGCCATTGAAATGGGTCCGGGTAAAGTGTTGGCTGGTTTGGTGCGCCGTATTGATAAAAATATTAGTGTAGCTTCGGTACAAACAAGCGATTTAATGAATAAGGTGTTGGGAGCGTAA
- a CDS encoding beta-ketoacyl-ACP synthase III, with the protein MKHTHIIGVGGYLPENVMSNDDLAKVVDTSDAWIRERTGITQRHIIAKDEYTSDLATRAGAQALEDAGISIDDIDAIVVATTTPDMIFPSTASMVQHKLGGKGFPAWDIQAVCSGFVYGLAQVDAMMRGGMFKRVLLIGAESMSRILDWQDRNTCVLFGDGAGAVVLEARDEDGGIVGSVLHCDGSYRDLLLAKHAHPGASPHNNRLDLNTDAAGVAAVEMKGNEVFRFAVTKLGEVVKEVLEKYDIQQNELDWLVPHQANIRILNATAKKLNMSTDQVALTVAKHANTSAASVPLALNDIYRAGKVKKGQLLLLEAFAGGFAWGANLVRWSK; encoded by the coding sequence ATGAAACATACACATATCATTGGTGTGGGTGGTTATTTACCTGAAAATGTCATGAGTAATGATGACTTGGCAAAAGTTGTAGATACATCCGATGCATGGATTCGTGAGCGCACAGGTATTACTCAGCGCCATATTATTGCCAAAGATGAATATACATCGGATTTGGCAACACGTGCAGGGGCGCAAGCTTTGGAAGATGCTGGTATCAGTATAGATGATATTGATGCGATTGTGGTGGCAACAACAACGCCCGATATGATTTTCCCATCAACGGCTAGCATGGTGCAACATAAACTTGGTGGCAAAGGTTTTCCTGCTTGGGATATTCAGGCGGTATGTTCTGGTTTTGTATATGGCTTGGCACAAGTAGACGCTATGATGCGTGGTGGTATGTTTAAACGTGTATTGCTGATTGGTGCAGAATCGATGAGCCGAATTTTAGACTGGCAGGATAGAAACACCTGTGTGTTGTTTGGTGATGGTGCGGGTGCTGTTGTTTTAGAAGCCAGAGATGAAGACGGTGGTATTGTAGGCTCCGTCTTGCATTGTGATGGCTCCTATCGAGACTTGTTGCTTGCGAAACATGCACATCCAGGTGCCAGCCCGCATAATAACCGTCTAGATTTAAATACGGATGCAGCAGGCGTTGCCGCTGTAGAAATGAAAGGCAATGAAGTGTTTCGTTTTGCCGTCACCAAGCTTGGTGAAGTGGTGAAAGAAGTGCTTGAGAAATATGATATTCAGCAGAATGAGCTGGATTGGTTGGTGCCGCATCAAGCCAATATTCGTATTTTAAATGCCACGGCTAAAAAATTAAACATGAGTACAGATCAAGTAGCGCTGACAGTGGCTAAACATGCCAATACATCGGCAGCCTCTGTGCCTTTGGCATTGAATGATATTTACCGCGCTGGCAAAGTGAAAAAAGGACAGTTGTTACTGCTTGAAGCATTTGCTGGTGGTTTTGCATGGGGTGCCAACCTCGTCCGCTGGTCTAAATAA
- the plsX gene encoding phosphate acyltransferase PlsX: protein MPTAKKTSTQAASKQALVPVEQKIARILLDGHGGDGAPDVVLDALKDTITSSSLKAKFGVCGLPEVMEPALKARGLDGLVDIIPATEVITMEDSPAVAVRRKKQSSIHVAARAVRDGDWDAMVSAGNTGALMAISKLILKTLPGIDRPALASMIPASDGGTFFLDIGANIDCSSEHLVQLAVMGSCYLQAAEGVENPRVGLLNVGTEDGKGTDVVKVAGGRLKTSSLNFIGNVEGTDLFSDRVDVVVCDGFVGNVALKTMEGVANLMLNTIKKELTSSLLSKVGALLSRKALKRVKNALHPSEHNGAPLLGLNGIVVKSHGGTDVRGYVCAIEVAIREVDANLIERTIDTMNVMAEAST, encoded by the coding sequence ATGCCTACAGCAAAGAAAACTTCAACACAGGCTGCTTCTAAGCAAGCATTGGTGCCTGTGGAACAAAAAATAGCACGCATTCTTTTGGATGGACATGGTGGTGATGGTGCCCCTGATGTTGTTCTTGATGCGTTGAAAGATACGATAACTTCGTCTTCATTGAAGGCGAAGTTTGGCGTATGTGGCTTGCCAGAAGTGATGGAGCCTGCTTTGAAGGCGCGTGGTCTTGATGGGTTGGTGGATATTATCCCTGCCACAGAAGTGATTACCATGGAAGATTCACCTGCAGTTGCCGTGCGGCGTAAAAAACAATCTTCGATTCATGTGGCAGCAAGAGCTGTGCGTGATGGTGATTGGGATGCCATGGTCAGTGCGGGTAATACTGGTGCTTTGATGGCGATTTCTAAATTAATCTTAAAAACACTGCCAGGCATTGATAGACCAGCCTTGGCATCGATGATTCCTGCCAGTGATGGCGGTACATTCTTTCTTGATATTGGTGCAAACATCGATTGTTCGTCAGAACATTTGGTGCAACTTGCGGTGATGGGCAGTTGTTATTTACAAGCTGCTGAAGGTGTTGAAAACCCAAGGGTTGGGCTGCTTAATGTAGGCACAGAAGATGGCAAAGGTACGGATGTAGTAAAAGTTGCAGGTGGCCGCTTAAAAACTTCAAGTTTGAACTTTATTGGTAATGTTGAAGGCACGGATTTGTTTTCAGACCGTGTGGACGTGGTGGTTTGTGATGGTTTTGTGGGTAATGTTGCCTTAAAAACCATGGAAGGTGTTGCGAATTTAATGCTCAACACCATTAAAAAGGAACTAACATCTAGTCTATTGTCAAAAGTTGGTGCTTTATTATCGCGAAAAGCTTTAAAACGCGTCAAAAATGCCTTGCATCCCAGTGAACATAATGGTGCCCCTTTACTTGGTTTGAATGGTATTGTGGTGAAAAGTCATGGTGGTACGGACGTGCGTGGTTATGTTTGCGCCATTGAAGTTGCGATTCGTGAAGTGGATGCCAATTTGATTGAACGTACGATAGATACGATGAACGTGATGGCTGAGGCTTCTACATGA
- the rpmF gene encoding 50S ribosomal protein L32, with amino-acid sequence MAVPKRKTSASKRNMRRAHDTIKLSGMSECTECGEMHRQHYACQSCGHYKGREVVATAEA; translated from the coding sequence ATGGCTGTACCAAAGAGAAAAACAAGTGCTTCAAAACGTAATATGCGTCGTGCGCACGATACCATTAAACTTTCAGGCATGAGCGAATGTACAGAGTGCGGTGAAATGCACCGTCAGCATTATGCTTGTCAAAGTTGTGGTCATTATAAAGGCCGTGAGGTTGTGGCAACAGCTGAAGCTTAA
- a CDS encoding YceD family protein translates to MQSQKDKFSLTLQGLAKSGRQWDEVVPLALLADVSFGDLNVESPLFSDMQWKGSLEPVAGQFVLTGCWQMHVPRRCGRCNVEFASLMKADVHVVYELGQKHKDLAAEEELSPEDCEQELLPSPGELNMLDVLREQFWLAWRPMVVCSQDCKGLCLQCGVDLNRDTCDCHGQVKENPFAALKDFKFDA, encoded by the coding sequence ATGCAATCGCAAAAAGATAAATTTAGCCTTACACTTCAAGGTCTTGCAAAATCTGGTCGGCAATGGGATGAGGTTGTGCCACTGGCATTGTTGGCAGATGTGAGTTTTGGTGATTTGAATGTTGAATCGCCGCTGTTCAGCGATATGCAGTGGAAAGGTAGCTTGGAGCCAGTTGCTGGTCAGTTTGTTTTGACTGGTTGTTGGCAGATGCATGTGCCAAGGCGTTGCGGGCGTTGTAATGTTGAGTTTGCATCACTGATGAAGGCTGATGTACATGTGGTATATGAGCTTGGACAAAAGCATAAAGACTTGGCTGCTGAAGAAGAGTTAAGCCCGGAAGATTGCGAACAAGAGTTGTTACCTTCGCCAGGTGAGTTGAACATGCTGGATGTATTGCGTGAACAATTTTGGTTGGCATGGCGACCTATGGTTGTTTGTTCGCAGGATTGTAAGGGTTTGTGTTTGCAATGTGGTGTTGATTTGAACCGTGACACGTGTGACTGTCATGGTCAGGTGAAAGAAAACCCGTTTGCAGCACTGAAAGATTTTAAGTTTGATGCTTGA
- a CDS encoding UbiH/UbiF/VisC/COQ6 family ubiquinone biosynthesis hydroxylase, whose amino-acid sequence MKQKNVLQGEYVDLVIVGGGMVGLMLAAALRHTGLHIVVIERAVYQPMMSMGLDCRVSAIVQANVNILKSVGVWQYLQDKAGLMTSMRIWDGQEQGGIRYEAAEISEDKLGILVENATLIQALQDTLKESESVELLCPESVASVFWKRDGVEVVLESGQVFNTPLIVGADGGRSWLRGQVDIDVFSRDYAQKGIVATVKPRFSHQNTATQRFLETGPLALLPMKDDMCSIVWSASNARADELLALSDSDFLQELNLEVGGVFGGIADVGQRAAFPLQAQLARHMVRPRLALIGDAAHSIHPLAGLGVNLGLRDAMVLAQEIVDARKFAEDWGDMDVLSRYMKQRMPDVLMTMASMEALHRTFQVQMPAWIKLRGLGMKVLGNAGVVKQLLMKNSTGINMPVPHTIE is encoded by the coding sequence ATGAAACAGAAAAATGTTTTGCAAGGTGAATATGTTGACCTCGTGATTGTGGGGGGCGGTATGGTGGGTTTGATGCTTGCTGCAGCATTGCGTCATACAGGTTTGCATATTGTGGTGATTGAGCGGGCAGTGTATCAACCCATGATGTCTATGGGTTTGGATTGTCGGGTATCCGCTATTGTGCAGGCTAATGTAAATATCTTAAAAAGTGTGGGTGTTTGGCAGTATTTACAAGACAAAGCAGGGCTGATGACATCTATGCGTATTTGGGATGGGCAAGAGCAGGGTGGTATTCGTTATGAAGCGGCTGAAATCAGTGAAGATAAGCTTGGTATATTGGTAGAAAATGCCACTTTGATTCAAGCTTTACAGGATACGCTCAAAGAAAGTGAAAGTGTTGAGCTTCTTTGTCCTGAATCGGTGGCTTCTGTGTTTTGGAAACGTGATGGGGTGGAGGTTGTCTTAGAGAGCGGACAGGTATTCAATACACCTTTGATTGTGGGTGCAGATGGTGGTCGTTCGTGGTTGCGTGGGCAAGTTGATATTGATGTGTTTAGTCGTGATTATGCGCAAAAAGGCATTGTCGCAACAGTGAAACCACGTTTCTCACATCAAAATACAGCCACGCAACGTTTTTTAGAGACAGGGCCTTTGGCATTGTTACCCATGAAAGATGATATGTGCTCTATTGTATGGAGTGCATCCAACGCACGTGCAGATGAATTATTGGCACTATCCGACAGCGATTTTTTACAAGAACTTAATTTGGAAGTAGGTGGTGTATTTGGTGGTATTGCTGATGTTGGCCAACGGGCTGCGTTTCCACTTCAGGCGCAGTTGGCACGACATATGGTTCGCCCACGGTTGGCTTTGATTGGTGATGCGGCCCATAGTATTCATCCACTGGCAGGTTTGGGTGTTAACCTTGGCTTGCGCGATGCTATGGTATTGGCGCAAGAAATTGTTGATGCACGCAAATTTGCGGAAGACTGGGGTGATATGGATGTGCTCTCGCGCTACATGAAGCAGCGTATGCCTGATGTATTGATGACCATGGCAAGCATGGAAGCTTTACATCGAACATTTCAAGTGCAAATGCCTGCTTGGATAAAGTTGCGCGGTTTAGGCATGAAGGTTTTGGGTAATGCAGGTGTCGTTAAGCAGCTTTTAATGAAAAATTCGACAGGTATAAACATGCCCGTACCGCATACTATAGAATAA
- a CDS encoding FAD-dependent oxidoreductase: protein MTAKTYDIVIVGAGVIGSVLALSLAKEGYTIALLDAQDPSLEPTNPERVIALSEGSKRYLSSLGVWDDIAAGGAGLIQHIAVREPQNIGAVDMSHQELDSDALGYVLEIRHVLAPTQQAFTDHIKSMYGVQCLGFRQDEAGICLQVQDGGKQLEIQARLLIGADGTHSFIRSFAGIQTYGWDHNRLGIVASIACEHGHNNTAYECFKEEGPLALLPLADDRFSLVWSVAPKTAVELLNLNDESFLHILHNEVGDEIMGKLGRFTSMGKRASFPLELRVAKSFAQGRVLLAGNAAHTIHPIAGQGMNLGLRDVAVLADVLQQTWAKEDLNKPLIGQTYAERRRLDTLAVAGFTEGVLETFASSFLPKRWLRGRGLQMMQSTPVLKQFLLKQAAGIAQLEGLKS, encoded by the coding sequence ATGACAGCAAAAACATATGATATAGTGATTGTTGGTGCAGGTGTGATTGGATCTGTGCTAGCCTTAAGTTTAGCAAAAGAAGGTTATACTATTGCGCTATTGGATGCACAAGATCCATCATTGGAGCCCACTAACCCTGAGCGCGTGATTGCTTTATCGGAAGGTTCTAAACGTTACCTTTCTAGTCTTGGTGTTTGGGATGATATAGCAGCGGGTGGTGCGGGTTTGATTCAACATATTGCTGTTCGTGAGCCACAAAATATTGGTGCTGTGGATATGTCGCATCAAGAGCTGGATAGTGATGCGTTGGGTTATGTGTTGGAAATTCGACATGTGCTTGCCCCAACTCAGCAGGCTTTTACTGACCACATCAAAAGCATGTATGGTGTGCAGTGTTTGGGTTTTAGACAAGATGAGGCAGGTATTTGTTTGCAGGTTCAAGATGGTGGTAAACAACTAGAGATTCAAGCCCGTTTATTGATAGGTGCTGATGGTACCCATAGTTTTATTCGCAGTTTTGCGGGCATTCAAACTTATGGTTGGGATCATAATCGTTTGGGTATTGTGGCATCTATTGCGTGTGAACATGGGCACAACAATACGGCTTATGAATGTTTTAAAGAAGAAGGCCCTTTGGCGCTGCTTCCTTTGGCTGATGATAGGTTTTCTCTGGTGTGGTCGGTTGCACCCAAAACAGCAGTGGAGTTGTTAAACCTGAACGATGAAAGTTTTTTGCATATATTACACAACGAGGTGGGTGATGAAATTATGGGGAAACTTGGTCGTTTCACATCGATGGGCAAACGCGCCTCATTCCCACTGGAACTGAGGGTTGCAAAATCCTTTGCGCAGGGGCGTGTATTGTTGGCAGGTAATGCTGCGCACACCATTCATCCGATTGCAGGACAGGGTATGAATTTGGGGTTAAGGGATGTGGCGGTGTTGGCAGATGTTTTACAGCAAACATGGGCAAAAGAAGATTTAAATAAACCGTTGATTGGACAAACCTATGCTGAACGTAGGCGGTTAGATACTTTGGCAGTTGCAGGGTTTACAGAGGGTGTGTTGGAAACATTTGCATCATCATTTTTGCCCAAACGCTGGTTGCGTGGGAGAGGTTTACAAATGATGCAATCTACCCCTGTACTCAAACAGTTTTTGTTAAAACAGGCAGCAGGCATAGCTCAGCTTGAAGGGTTGAAATCATGA
- the acpS gene encoding holo-ACP synthase, which produces MSIVGIGTDIVQIKRIEQSVMRFDMRFIQRVFTDAEYHLAQQRGTHRRLAMFFAAKEAVSKALGTGFIGFAMRDIEVIYLKSGKPEIKLHRNAQLTAQNLGIKHIHISLTDDDGTAMAFAIAEH; this is translated from the coding sequence ATGAGCATTGTAGGCATCGGCACGGATATTGTGCAAATCAAACGCATAGAGCAATCTGTAATGCGGTTTGACATGCGTTTTATTCAGCGCGTATTTACAGATGCCGAATACCATTTGGCACAACAACGCGGTACACATCGAAGGTTAGCTATGTTTTTTGCTGCCAAAGAAGCCGTATCCAAAGCACTGGGCACAGGGTTTATTGGTTTTGCGATGAGAGACATTGAAGTTATATACCTTAAAAGCGGCAAACCTGAAATAAAGCTGCATAGAAATGCACAACTGACAGCGCAAAACTTAGGCATCAAACATATCCATATTTCTTTAACTGATGACGATGGTACTGCCATGGCATTTGCCATCGCTGAACATTAA